Sequence from the bacterium genome:
CGGGCTGGTGAACGTCTGGCACAAGTTGGAGAGCAACCAGGAGAAGAAACCGATCATCGCCGGTCTTACCCTGCTGGTGCTCGAGCGGTTAATGAAAATAGACGCCGCCCGCGTCCATGGAAAGCAGGGCTATATCCTTAACACCGATGAACTCAAGATTGAATTGGATCGGCTCATCGTTGAAAACCGCGTTACGCCTATGCTGCATACGTATTACACTGGAGCGCACCTGCAGGACCAGCGGGTGAGTGCGGTCTTTGTTGAAAACAAGAACGGCCGTCAAGCGATCCGGGCCAAAGTTTTTGTTGATGCCAGCGGCGACGGCGATCTGGCCCGGGACGCAGGGCTGGCTTTCACCATCCGCGATGGACTGCAACCGCCCACCACCTGCGCCGAGATATCCGGTTTACCGGCCCGCATCCACGAGCTCATCCGTGCCCATCGCGAGGAATTCGGCCTGGCGCTGGATCACGGCTGGGGCGCTCCGGTTCCCGGTTCGCCTGGTGTGGAGATGTGCGCCTACACCCATGCGTTCAACACCATAGCCTGCAACGCCGATCAGCTGACCGCGGCGGAGATCGAGGGGCGGCGCCAGATCCGCGCCTACATGGACCTGGCACGCAAGTACGGCGGAACGGATAACAAACCCTGTCTCGTCGATATGGCCTCCACCATCGGCGTTCGTGAGACGCGATCGTTCAAAGCCAACTATACGTTGACGGAAACAGATGTGGTGCGCTGTAGGCGGTTTCCGGACGCCATCGCCAACGGCACTTATCATATCGACGTGCACGATCCGGAGACCGGTGAATTCAAGTTCAAAGAACCGGAAGGTGATTTCTATCAGATCCCTCTTTCCACGATGGTCAGCGATCGCGCAGCCAACCTCATCATGGCGGGCAGAATGATCTCTGCCGATCGCAGCGCGTTCGGCGGCATTCGCGTCATGGTCAACTTGAATCAGGTAGGTGAAGCCGCCGGAGTAACCGCCGCCCTTGCCGCTGCAAACAGCACCCCCATTTCCCAGGTGGACGCTGTCGTGGTGCGCCGCCGACTTGCGGACCTGGGCGCTATTATGCTCT
This genomic interval carries:
- a CDS encoding FAD-dependent oxidoreductase; this encodes MITRRAFLEFAGMLGAADLMAKNKHGPRQQAAQQRADSIEEPPRKTPVVQEVDVCIVGGGCTGVFAAVRAAQMGAGVVLIEKQNAFGGVAGSGLVNVWHKLESNQEKKPIIAGLTLLVLERLMKIDAARVHGKQGYILNTDELKIELDRLIVENRVTPMLHTYYTGAHLQDQRVSAVFVENKNGRQAIRAKVFVDASGDGDLARDAGLAFTIRDGLQPPTTCAEISGLPARIHELIRAHREEFGLALDHGWGAPVPGSPGVEMCAYTHAFNTIACNADQLTAAEIEGRRQIRAYMDLARKYGGTDNKPCLVDMASTIGVRETRSFKANYTLTETDVVRCRRFPDAIANGTYHIDVHDPETGEFKFKEPEGDFYQIPLSTMVSDRAANLIMAGRMISADRSAFGGIRVMVNLNQVGEAAGVTAALAAANSTPISQVDAVVVRRRLADLGAIML